The following are encoded in a window of Thermostichus vulcanus str. 'Rupite' genomic DNA:
- a CDS encoding CsgG/HfaB family protein: MCNRWVLMFGIPVITGLWGGIPVVAQSANPTLCQQFPQDIRCTLSAPSQSGQALQPTSRPRIAVLDFDFSSLSNPYSIPNASRGVSDVLVDRLVKDGTFSVIERSRLEAILAEQNLGLSGRLDANTAAQVGRILGVDAVIIGSVTQFDVSVRRSGGGAPVLTPFGRFPVAVGAESVDADANVQLNVRLVSTSTAEILTVVEGRGNISQSDSTVTVAGFGGGSATSNEEKLLVLATQQAVDQVAGQLVAAAGRLAAQPQALPTVDALVADVYGNQVILNKGSRDGYRVGLILSVERVVREVTDPATGAVLRKLTEPAGQIQLTEVDDGSSVGRILSGASFSVGDVAKPIQ; encoded by the coding sequence TAACCGGTGGGTTTTGATGTTCGGGATCCCTGTGATCACAGGATTGTGGGGCGGGATCCCTGTGGTAGCTCAGTCGGCCAATCCGACTCTCTGTCAGCAATTTCCACAGGATATCCGCTGTACCCTTTCTGCTCCTAGCCAGAGTGGACAAGCACTGCAACCGACATCCCGACCTCGGATTGCTGTCCTGGATTTTGATTTCAGCAGCCTCAGCAATCCCTACAGCATTCCCAATGCCTCCCGGGGAGTGAGTGATGTCTTGGTGGATCGATTGGTGAAAGATGGAACGTTCTCGGTGATCGAACGGTCGCGGCTAGAAGCCATCTTGGCTGAGCAAAACCTGGGTCTATCTGGGCGATTGGATGCCAACACAGCCGCTCAAGTGGGGCGAATCCTGGGGGTAGATGCCGTGATCATCGGTAGTGTGACGCAGTTTGATGTGTCTGTACGCCGCTCCGGGGGAGGGGCCCCTGTCTTGACTCCGTTTGGGCGGTTCCCGGTGGCGGTGGGGGCTGAGTCGGTGGATGCGGATGCCAATGTGCAGCTGAATGTCCGCTTGGTCAGCACCAGCACTGCGGAAATTTTGACGGTCGTGGAAGGTCGGGGAAACATCAGCCAGTCCGATAGCACCGTAACTGTGGCTGGCTTTGGGGGGGGATCCGCCACCAGCAATGAAGAAAAGCTGTTGGTATTGGCCACTCAACAGGCTGTGGATCAAGTGGCGGGTCAGTTGGTGGCCGCTGCTGGACGTTTGGCTGCTCAACCGCAAGCCTTGCCGACGGTGGATGCCCTAGTGGCAGATGTGTATGGCAACCAGGTGATATTGAATAAGGGCAGCCGTGATGGGTATCGAGTGGGTTTAATTCTCTCGGTGGAGCGGGTGGTGCGGGAAGTCACGGATCCAGCCACAGGGGCAGTGTTGCGTAAATTAACTGAGCCTGCCGGACAGATCCAACTCACAGAAGTGGATGATGGCTCCAGCGTTGGGCGTATTCTCAGCGGAGCAAGCTTCTCGGTAGGGGATGTCGCTAAGCCGATTCAGTAA